One window of Manihot esculenta cultivar AM560-2 chromosome 17, M.esculenta_v8, whole genome shotgun sequence genomic DNA carries:
- the LOC110604653 gene encoding protein SRG1, translating into MDSSLETVNFGKSIIVPSVQKLAEESLHTIPPRYVRSDQDPPTISDERSLLSSVPVIDLERLAFGDSMDYELASLHSACREWGFFQVVNHGVSTDFLEEVKLEIESFFGLPYEQKKKLWQQPDNHEGFGQLFVVSEEQKLDWSDMFYITTLPFKIRKNELFDNLPLKLRNILETYASEMKKLALAILGHMAKALNMNAEEMNELFNDGVQSMRMNFYPPCPEPEKAIGFTPHSDAVALTILFQLNETEGLQIRKEGKWVPVKPLPNAFIVNIGDIMEIVSNGIYRSIEHRATVNSTKERLSIATFYSSKLDSELGPAASLIGPHNPAIFKKVPLEKYFKEFFARKLSGKSYLDFMKIEDGEDNI; encoded by the exons ATGGATTCATCACTAGAAACAGTGAACTTCGGAAAATCTATTATAGTACCTAGTGTTCAAAAGCTGGCCGAAGAATCCTTGCACACCATCCCTCCTCGCTACGTAAGATCTGATCAGGACCCTCCAACTATTTCCGATGAAAGGTCGTTGCTTTCCTCGGTTCCTGTCATAGATCTTGAAAGACTGGCCTTTGGAGATTCCATGGATTATGAGTTGGCGAGCTTGCATTCAGCATGCAGAGAATGGGGTTTCTTCCAG gtaGTGAACCATGGAGTGAGCACTGATTTTCTGGAGGAAGTGAAGTTGGAAATCGAGAGTTTCTTTGGACTTCCTTATGAACAGAAGAAGAAGCTGTGGCAGCAGCCAGACAACCATGAAGGTTTCGGACAGCTCTTTGTGGTATCAGAGGAGCAGAAGCTGGATTGGTCAGACATGTTCTACATTACCACCCTTCCTTTCAAAATTAGGAAGAATGAACTCTTTGACAATCTCCCTCTAAAGCTCAG AAATATTTTAGAAACTTACGCAAGTGAAATGAAGAAGCTAGCCTTGGCAATTTTGGGTCACATGGCAAAAGCTTTAAATATGAATGCTGAGGAAATGAATGAGCTATTCAATGACGGTGTTCAATCAATGAGGATGAATTTCTATCCTCCATGCCCGGAACCAGAGAAGGCCATTGGTTTCACTCCGCATTCTGATGCTGTTGCTTTAACCATTCTGTTTCAGCTCAATGAAACTGAAGGACTGCAAATCCGAAAGGAAGGGAAATGGGTTCCTGTTAAACCACTTCCAAATGCTTTTATTGTCAACATTGGAGACATCATGGAG ATTGTTAGCAATGGCATTTATCGGAGCATCGAGCATAGGGCGACTGTGAATTCCACAAAGGAAAGACTTTCCATTGCAACGTTCTACAGTTCAAAGCTAGACTCTGAATTAGGCCCTGCAGCCAGCCTCATTGGCCCTCATAATCCAGCAATTTTTAAGAAAGTTCCATTGGAGAAGTACTTCAAAGAATTTTTTGCTCGGAAATTGAGTGGCAAGTCATATCTTGACTTCATGAAAATAGAAGATGGGGAAGATAACATCTGA
- the LOC110604657 gene encoding xyloglucan endotransglucosylase/hydrolase 2 produces MASCLSVSIVFLFAFFVGPFMVAAAGDFNQDVDLTWGGDRAKILEGGNILSLTLDKGSGSGFQSKREYVFGRIDMEIKLVAGNSAGTVTSYYLSSQGPYHDEIDFEFLGNLSGDPYTVHTNVYTQGKGNREQQFHLWFDPTKNFHLYSIVWNPQRIIFLVDNIPIRVYENDESVGVPFPKNQPMKLYSSLWNADQWATRGGLVKTDWSKAPFTAYYRNFNANACFLSTSSGLSSCGSKNSDNLMRSHDWRTQELDANGRRMLRWVQRYFMIYNYCADVKRFPQGRPRECRRFRFF; encoded by the exons ATGGCCTCTTGCTTATCAGTCTCAATTGTCTTCTTGTTTGCTTTCTTTGTGGGTCCTTTCATGGTTGCAGCGGCTGGTGATTTCAACCAGGATGTAGACCTGACATGGGGTGGTGATCGTGCTAAAATTCTCGAAGGAGGAAATATTCTCTCGCTTACTCTCGACAAGGGCTCTGGCTCTGGTTTCCAGTCTAAGAGAGAGTATGTGTTTGGAAGAATCGACATGGAAATCAAGCTTGTTGCTGGAAATTCTGCTGGAACTGTTACTTCTTACTAC CTATCATCTCAAGGGCCATACCACGATGAAATTGATTTTGAATTCTTGGGAAACCTTAGTGGAGACCCTTATACTGTTCATACTAACGTTTATACACAAGGGAAAGGAAACAGAGAGCAACAGTTCCACCTGTGGTTCGATCCAACCAAAAATTTCCACCTCTACTCTATTGTATGGAACCCACAACGCATCAT TTTCTTGGTAGACAACATCCCCATAAGGGTATATGAAAATGACGAATCCGTTGGAGTTCCCTTCCCCAAGAACCAGCCAATGAAGCTTTACTCTAGCCTCTGGAATGCTGATCAATGGGCGACAAGAGGAGGGCTTGTGAAGACAGATTGGTCTAAGGCTCCTTTCACTGCATACTACAGAAACTTCAATGCCAATGCATGTTTCTTGAGTACTTCATCAGGTCTGTCTTCTTGTGGTTCGAAGAACAGTGATAACTTGATGAGAAGCCATGATTGGCGAACTCAAGAGTTGGATGCCAATGGTCGAAGAATGCTTAGATGGGTTCaaaggtatttcatgatttataACTATTGCGCCGATGTTAAGCGATTTCCTCAAGGTCGCCCACGTGAGTGCCGACGTTTTAGGTTTTTTTAG
- the LOC110604656 gene encoding protein SRG1, whose protein sequence is MAQSKATKLGSSLPVPSVQELARESLNKVPSQYVRPDVEPSIANKAALHQVPVIDMQKLISGDNMDLELVKFHQACKEWGFFQLINHGANKSLVEKMKRELQELFNLPMEEKKKLWQEPGNMEGFGQHFVVSEEQKLDWADLFFLNMLPVHMRKPHLFSALPPSFREAVEDYSAELRNLAMRILQQMARALRMDFNEIKENYEEGWQSMRMNYYPPCPQPELVIGLNPHSDAGGLTILLQVNEMEGLQIRKEGEWIPVKPLPDSFVINIGDSLEILTNGTYPSIEHRATVNSSKERLSIATFYSPRLDGSIGPAPSLITPQTPPRFKTMTSADYYKGYFARELRGKSYLDVIRIQQDEH, encoded by the exons ATGGCGCAGTCCAAGGCAACAAAACTTGGGAGCTCACTTCCTGTGCCAAGTGTTCAGGAGCTGGCAAGGGAGTCACTTAACAAAGTCCCATCACAATACGTGCGTCCTGATGTCGAGCCTTCGATTGCAAACAAGGCTGCTTTGCATCAAGTTCCGGTGATCGATATGCAAAAGTTGATTTCTGGAGATAACATGGATTTGGAGCTCGTCAAGTTTCACCAGGCATGCAAAGAATGGGGTTTCTTTCAG TTAATTAACCATGGAGCGAACAAGTCATTGGTGGAGAAAATGAAGAGAGAACTTCAAGAACTCTTCAATCTACCaatggaggagaagaagaagctaTGGCAGGAACCAGGAAACATGGAGGGATTTGGACAGCATTTTGTTGTGTCCGAGGAACAGAAGCTTGATTGGGCAGATCTTTTCTTCTTGAACATGCTTCCAGTTCATATGAGGAAACCCCATTTGTTCTCTGCACTCCCTCCTTCTTTCAG AGAAGCTGTGGAAGATTACTCAGCAGAATTAAGAAATCTAGCCATGAGAATACTCCAACAAATGGCGAGAGCTCTTCGCATGGACTTCAACGAAATAAAAGAGAACTACGAAGAAGGATGGCAATCAATGAGAATGAACTACTATCCTCCATGTCCACAACCAGAGCTTGTCATCGGCCTCAACCCCCACTCTGATGCCGGCGGCCTCACTATTCTTCTCCAAGTTAATGAAATGGAAGGCCTCCAAATCAGAAAAGAGGGAGAATGGATTCCTGTTAAACCCCTGCCTGACTCATTTGTCATCAACATTGGAGACAGCTTGGAA ATACTGACGAATGGAACATACCCCAGCATTGAGCACAGGGCAACAGTAAACTCCTCCAAAGAAAGGCTTTCGATTGCCACATTTTACAGCCCAAGATTAGATGGAAGCATAGGACCAGCACCAAGCCTCATCACTCCACAGACTCCACCAAGGTTTAAAACAATGACTTCTGCAGACTACTACAAGGGCTATTTTGCTCGTGAACTCCGTGGAAAATCATACCTTGATGTGATAAGGATTCAGCAGGAtgaacattaa
- the LOC110604654 gene encoding protein SRG1 produces the protein MESQAKLGTSLMVPSVKEIAKEQLVAIPPRYIRHDHDSSPVAHTSSSPQVPVIDMANLSASQELMALELHKFHYACKDWGFFQVVNHGVSCALLEKVKLHTEKFFDLPMEEKMKFWQKAGELEGFGQHFVASEEQKLEWADLFYVVTLPTHLRKPHLFSNFPPSFRVALEAYSEEVQRIANKIFELVAKTLGMKPDEMKDLAEEGWQAMRMNYYPPCPEPDLVIGLKPHSDATGLTILHQLNDVEGLQIKKDGMWIPVKPIPNAFIINIGDMLEIVTNGTYRSIEHRATISSSKERLSIATFHNPKLDGELGVAGSLVTPETPPVFKRMCVSDYFKGYFSRELHGKSFIEVLRIPNHQAQPN, from the exons ATGGAGTCACAGGCAAAGCTAGGGACCTCCCTCATGGTGCCTTCAGTGAAGGAGATAGCCAAGGAACAACTCGTAGCAATCCCTCCAAGATATATACGCCATGATCACGACTCTTCTCCAGTAGCCCACACCAGTTCTTCACCCCAAGTTCCAGTCATTGACATGGCCAACTTATCAGCTTCTCAAGAATTGATGGCCTTGGAGCTCCACAAGTTCCATTATGCCTGCAAAGACTGGGGCTTCTTCCAG GTGGTGAATCATGGAGTGAGCTGTGCACTGTTGGAGAAAGTGAAGTTGCATACTGAGAAATTCTTCGATCTCCCAATGGAAGAGAAGATGAAATTTTGGCAAAAAGCAGGAGAATTGGAAGGATTTGGACAGCACTTTGTTGCGTCTGAAGAGCAGAAGCTTGAATGGGCTGATCTCTTCTACGTAGTTACCCTTCCCACCCATTTGCGAAAACCACACTTGTTCTCCAATTTCCCTCCCTCGTTCAg GGTTGCCCTTGAAGCATACTCAGAAGAAGTCCAAAGGATTGCCAACAAAATATTTGAGCTGGTAGCAAAAACTCTGGGAATGAAACCTGATGAAATGAAAGATTTAGCTGAAGAAGGGTGGCAAGCGATGAGAATGAACTACTATCCACCATGTCCAGAACCAGACCTTGTGATCGGCCTGAAGCCCCATTCTGATGCAACTGGCCTTACCATCCTCCACCAGCTCAACGACGTGGAAGGCCTTCAGATTAAGAAAGATGGGATGTGGATTCCTGTGAAGCCAATTCCCAACGCTTTTATCATCAACATTGGAGACATGTTAGAG ATTGTGACTAATGGAACTTATCGTAGCATTGAGCATAGAGCAACAATTAGCTCCAGCAAAGAGAGGCTCTCTATCGCCACATTCCACAACCCAAAACTTGATGGCGAGTTGGGTGTTGCAGGCAGCCTTGTTACTCCTGAAACTCCACCGGTGTTTAAAAGAATGTGTGTTTCAGACTATTTTAAGGGATATTTTTCTCGTGAACTCCATGGAAAATCATTCATCGAGGTCTTGAGAATCCCTAATCATCAAGCTCAACCCAACTAA
- the LOC110604655 gene encoding probable 2-oxoglutarate/Fe(II)-dependent dioxygenase isoform X1, with product MEAKEAAMGGSLQVPSVQELAKEPLTAVPSRYVRSPQDLPYISDNSPPPPLPVVDLQNLFSEESVGSELDKFHSACRDWGFFQLINHGVSLSLVENLKLEVENFFHLPLNEKKKYYQKAGDVEGFGQAFVVSEEQKLDWADMFFITTLPVHSRKQHLFPELPLPLRETLESYSAEMKDLAMKLINLMAKALRMEAREMTEVFEEGTQSIRMNYYPPCPQPELVMGLNAHSDGGGLTILLQLNQMEGLQIKKDGKWVSIKPLPNAFIINIGDALEILTNGMYQSIEHRATVNSVKERLSIATFYSPGLEGELGPAPSLVTPQTPPLFSRIRFEDYLKGYFSRQLDGKSYLDVIRIGK from the exons ATGGAAGCAAAAGAAGCGGCGATGGGTGGCTCTCTCCAGGTGCCCAGTGTGCAGGAGCTGGCGAAAGAGCCACTCACCGCAGTCCCATCAAGATACGTAAGATCTCCTCAAGACCTTCCATACATATCTGATAACTCCCCACCTCCTCCGCTCCCTGTCGTTGACCTGCAAAATTTGTTTTCTGAAGAATCTGTGGGTTCTGAATTGGACAAGTTTCATTCTGCTTGCAGAGATTGGGGTTTTTTCcag CTGATAAACCATGGAGTGAGCCTCTCGCTGGTGGAAAACTTGAAACTGGAGGTTGAAAACTTCTTTCATCTTCCACTgaatgagaagaagaaataTTATCAAAAAGCTGGAGATGTTGAGGGGTTTGGGCAAGCTTTTGTTGTGTCCGAGGAACAAAAGCTGGACTGGGCAGATATGTTCTTCATCACTACCCTCCCAGTTCATTCCAGGAAGCAGCATTTGTTCCCTGAGCTTCCTCTTCCATTAAG AGAAACCCTAGAATCTTACTCTGCAGAGATGAAAGATCTGGCAATGAAACTCATAAACTTAATGGCAAAAGCTCTGAGAATGGAAGCTAGAGAAATGACAGAAGTCTTTGAAGAAGGAACACAGTCTATAAGAATGAACTACTATCCTCCATGTCCACAGCCAGAGCTTGTGATGGGGCTCAACGCTCATTCAGATGGTGGAGGACTCACCATCCTCCTCCAACTCAACCAAATGGAAGGTCTCCAAATAAAAAAAGATGGGAAGTGGGTTTCTATCAAGCCTCTCCCCAATGCCTTCATTATCAATATTGGAGACGCTCTAGAG ATTTTAACAAATGGAATGTATCAAAGCATAGAGCACAGAGCAACAGTTAACTCGGTGAAAGAGAGACTCTCCATTGCCACATTTTACAGCCCTGGGCTTGAGGGAGAATTGGGTCCAGCTCCAAGTCTCGTAACTCCTCAAACTCCACCATTGTTTAGCAGAATCAGATTTGAAGACTACTTGAAGGGATATTTTTCTCGTCAACTCGATGGAAAATCATATCTTGATGTTATCAGGATTGGAAAATGA
- the LOC110604655 gene encoding probable 2-oxoglutarate/Fe(II)-dependent dioxygenase isoform X2: MEAKEAAMGGSLQVPSVQELAKEPLTAVPSRYVRSPQDLPYISDNSPPPPLPVVDLQNLFSEESVGSELDKFHSACRDWGFFQLINHGVSLSLVENLKLEVENFFHLPLNEKKKYYQKAGDVEGFGQAFVVSEEQKLDWADMFFITTLPVHSRKQHLFPELPLPLRETLESYSAEMKDLAMKLINLMAKALRMEAREMTEVFEEGTQSIRMNYYPPCPQPELVMGLNAHSDGGGLTILLQLNQMEGLQIKKDGKWVSIKPLPNAFIINIGDALEILTNGMYQSIEHRATVNSVKERLSIATFYSPGLEGELGPAPSLVTPQTPPLFSRIRFEDYLKGYFSRQLDGKSYLDVIRIGK, encoded by the exons ATGGAAGCAAAAGAAGCGGCGATGGGTGGCTCTCTCCAGGTGCCCAGTGTGCAGGAGCTGGCGAAAGAGCCACTCACCGCAGTCCCATCAAGATACGTAAGATCTCCTCAAGACCTTCCATACATATCTGATAACTCCCCACCTCCTCCGCTCCCTGTCGTTGACCTGCAAAATTTGTTTTCTGAAGAATCTGTGGGTTCTGAATTGGACAAGTTTCATTCTGCTTGCAGAGATTGGGGTTTTTTCcag CTGATAAACCATGGAGTGAGCCTCTCGCTGGTGGAAAACTTGAAACTGGAGGTTGAAAACTTCTTTCATCTTCCACTgaatgagaagaagaaataTTATCAAAAAGCTGGAGATGTTGAGGGGTTTGGGCAAGCTTTTGTTGTGTCCGAGGAACAAAAGCTGGACTGGGCAGATATGTTCTTCATCACTACCCTCCCAGTTCATTCCAGGAAGCAGCATTTGTTCCCTGAGCTTCCTCTTCCATTAAG AGAAACCCTAGAATCTTACTCTGCAGAGATGAAAGATCTGGCAATGAAACTCATAAACTTAATG GCAAAAGCTCTGAGAATGGAAGCTAGAGAAATGACAGAAGTCTTTGAAGAAGGAACACAGTCTATAAGAATGAACTACTATCCTCCATGTCCACAGCCAGAGCTTGTGATGGGGCTCAACGCTCATTCAGATGGTGGAGGACTCACCATCCTCCTCCAACTCAACCAAATGGAAGGTCTCCAAATAAAAAAAGATGGGAAGTGGGTTTCTATCAAGCCTCTCCCCAATGCCTTCATTATCAATATTGGAGACGCTCTAGAG ATTTTAACAAATGGAATGTATCAAAGCATAGAGCACAGAGCAACAGTTAACTCGGTGAAAGAGAGACTCTCCATTGCCACATTTTACAGCCCTGGGCTTGAGGGAGAATTGGGTCCAGCTCCAAGTCTCGTAACTCCTCAAACTCCACCATTGTTTAGCAGAATCAGATTTGAAGACTACTTGAAGGGATATTTTTCTCGTCAACTCGATGGAAAATCATATCTTGATGTTATCAGGATTGGAAAATGA